A region from the Pseudomonas sp. KU26590 genome encodes:
- a CDS encoding hybrid sensor histidine kinase/response regulator, whose product MSLSSGLIAAVALAYMAIMFAIAFYGDRRSTPLPPRLRAWVYSLSLAVYCTSWTFFGSVGQAAEQLWSFLPIYLGPILLMLLAPWVLQKMVLISKQENITSIADFIAARYGKSQTLAVVVALICLIGVLPYIALQLKGIVLGVNILIGAGADATGTRAQDTALIVSLVLALFTIVFGTRNLDATEHHRGMVLAIAFESLVKLFAFMAVGAFVTFGLYDGVDDLFNQAMLAPRLEEYWKETVNWPSMVVQTGVAMMAIICLPRQFHVTVVENIEPQDLRLAKWVFPAYLLLAAVFVVPIALAGQMLLPASVLPDSFVISVPLAHAHPALAMLAFIGGASAATGMVIVASVALSTMVSNDMLLPWLLRRKTAERPFEVFRHWMLSVRRVSIVVILLLAYVSYRLLGSTASLATIGQIAFAAITQLMPAMIGALYWKPANRRGVFAGLAAGVFIWFYTLVLPIIAHSMGWSLSSFPLLAWLHSNPFNLPISPLTQGVVLSMLGNLALFVWVSLLSRTRVSEHWQAGRFIGQELQARPNNRSLLAVQIEDLLKLSARFVGEERAQQSFIRFAYRQGKGFNPNQNANGEWIAHTERLLAGVLGTSSTRAVVKAAIEGRDMQLEDVVRIADEASEVLQFNRALLQGAIENITQGISVVDQSLRLVAWNARYLELFNYPEGLISVGRPIADIIRYNAERGLLGPGEAEVHVARRLHWMRQGRAHTSERLFPNGQVIELIGNPMPGGGFVMSFTDITAFREAEHALKGANESLEQRVAERTRELSQLNTALSEAKAHAEAANQSKTRFLAAVSHDLMQPMNAARLFSAALLHNDDNVPAEAKQLIHHLDSSLRSAEDLISDLLDISRLENGKFTPTITPFALNNLFETLGAEFKALAQEQGLDFRVRGSHLRVASDAKLLRRVLQNFLTNAFRYAKGPILLGVRRRNGQLSLEVWDRGPGIPEDKRQVIFEEFKRLDSHQTRAEKGLGLGLAIADGLCRVLGHPLQVRSWPGQGSVFSVTVPLAPALPTPAAAPTEPLRAPLNGTQILCVDNEDSILIGMNSLLSRWGCQVWTARNREECQALLNDGIRPHLALVDYHLDHGEIGTELMAWLRTQLGEPVPGVVISADGRPELIAQVHAAGLEYLAKPVKPAALRALLSRHVRLG is encoded by the coding sequence ATGTCGCTGTCCAGCGGGTTGATCGCTGCCGTCGCCCTGGCCTATATGGCCATCATGTTCGCCATCGCCTTTTACGGTGACCGTCGCAGCACCCCGTTGCCGCCGCGCCTGCGCGCTTGGGTGTACAGCCTGTCGCTGGCGGTTTACTGCACCAGCTGGACGTTTTTCGGCTCGGTCGGCCAGGCCGCCGAACAACTCTGGTCGTTCTTGCCGATCTACCTCGGGCCGATTCTGCTGATGCTGCTCGCGCCCTGGGTGCTGCAAAAAATGGTGCTGATCAGCAAACAGGAAAACATCACCTCCATCGCCGACTTCATCGCCGCCCGCTACGGCAAGTCGCAGACCCTCGCGGTCGTGGTCGCGCTGATCTGCCTGATCGGCGTGTTGCCCTACATCGCGCTGCAACTCAAAGGCATCGTGCTGGGGGTCAACATTCTCATTGGTGCCGGCGCCGATGCCACCGGCACGCGCGCCCAGGACACCGCGCTGATCGTGTCGCTGGTGCTGGCGCTGTTCACCATCGTCTTCGGCACGCGCAACCTCGACGCCACCGAGCACCACCGCGGCATGGTCCTGGCGATCGCCTTCGAGTCTCTGGTCAAGTTGTTCGCCTTCATGGCCGTCGGCGCATTCGTCACCTTCGGCCTGTACGACGGCGTGGATGACCTGTTCAACCAAGCCATGCTCGCACCGCGTCTGGAGGAGTACTGGAAAGAAACGGTGAACTGGCCCTCGATGGTGGTGCAGACCGGCGTCGCGATGATGGCGATCATCTGCCTGCCCCGGCAGTTTCACGTCACGGTAGTGGAGAACATCGAGCCCCAGGATTTGCGCCTCGCCAAGTGGGTGTTCCCCGCCTACCTGCTGCTCGCAGCCGTTTTCGTGGTGCCGATTGCGCTGGCCGGGCAGATGCTGCTGCCCGCCTCCGTGCTGCCCGACTCGTTCGTGATCAGCGTGCCATTGGCCCACGCGCATCCGGCGCTGGCGATGCTGGCGTTCATCGGCGGGGCCTCGGCCGCCACTGGCATGGTGATCGTCGCCAGCGTTGCACTGTCGACCATGGTTTCCAACGACATGCTGCTGCCGTGGCTGCTGCGGCGCAAAACCGCCGAGCGCCCGTTTGAAGTGTTCCGCCACTGGATGCTCTCGGTGCGCCGGGTCAGCATCGTGGTCATCCTGTTGCTCGCCTACGTCAGTTATCGATTACTTGGCTCGACCGCGAGCCTGGCGACCATCGGCCAGATTGCCTTCGCCGCCATCACGCAGCTGATGCCGGCGATGATTGGGGCGCTGTACTGGAAGCCAGCCAATCGACGCGGGGTGTTTGCCGGGCTCGCCGCCGGGGTGTTCATCTGGTTTTACACCCTGGTGCTGCCGATCATTGCCCACAGCATGGGGTGGTCGCTGAGCAGTTTCCCGCTGCTGGCGTGGCTGCACAGCAACCCCTTCAATCTGCCGATCAGCCCGCTGACCCAGGGCGTGGTCCTGTCGATGCTCGGCAACCTGGCGTTGTTTGTGTGGGTCTCGCTGCTGTCGCGAACGCGCGTGTCGGAACACTGGCAGGCGGGCCGTTTCATCGGTCAGGAATTGCAGGCGCGGCCCAACAATCGTTCGCTGCTGGCGGTGCAGATCGAGGATTTGCTCAAGCTCTCGGCTCGATTCGTCGGCGAAGAGCGGGCGCAACAGAGCTTCATCCGCTTCGCCTACCGCCAGGGCAAAGGCTTCAACCCCAATCAGAACGCCAACGGCGAGTGGATCGCCCACACCGAACGTTTGCTGGCGGGGGTGCTGGGCACGTCGTCGACGCGGGCGGTGGTCAAGGCGGCGATTGAAGGCCGCGACATGCAGCTCGAGGATGTGGTGCGTATCGCCGACGAAGCCTCCGAAGTGCTGCAGTTCAACCGCGCGCTGCTGCAAGGCGCCATCGAAAACATCACCCAGGGCATCAGCGTGGTGGATCAATCCCTGCGGCTGGTGGCCTGGAACGCGCGCTATCTGGAGCTGTTCAATTACCCGGAAGGCTTGATCAGCGTGGGCCGGCCCATCGCCGACATCATTCGCTACAACGCCGAGCGTGGTTTGCTCGGGCCTGGTGAAGCGGAGGTGCACGTCGCCCGGCGCCTGCACTGGATGCGTCAGGGCCGCGCGCATACGTCCGAGCGGTTGTTTCCCAATGGCCAGGTGATCGAGCTGATCGGCAACCCGATGCCGGGCGGCGGCTTCGTCATGAGTTTCACTGACATCACCGCGTTCCGCGAGGCCGAGCATGCGCTCAAGGGCGCCAATGAAAGCCTCGAACAGCGCGTGGCTGAACGCACGCGGGAGCTGTCGCAGCTGAACACGGCACTGAGCGAAGCCAAAGCCCACGCGGAAGCCGCCAATCAGTCGAAAACCCGGTTTCTCGCCGCCGTCAGTCACGACCTGATGCAGCCGATGAACGCCGCGCGACTGTTCTCCGCGGCCCTGCTGCACAACGACGATAACGTGCCGGCGGAAGCGAAACAGCTGATCCATCATCTGGACAGCTCGCTGCGTTCGGCCGAAGACCTGATCAGCGACCTGCTGGACATTTCGCGCCTGGAGAACGGCAAGTTCACGCCGACCATCACGCCGTTCGCGCTGAACAATCTGTTCGAAACCCTCGGCGCTGAATTCAAGGCCCTGGCCCAGGAGCAGGGGCTGGACTTCCGTGTGCGCGGCAGCCATTTGCGCGTCGCCAGCGATGCCAAGCTGCTGCGGCGGGTGTTGCAAAACTTCCTGACCAATGCGTTTCGCTACGCCAAAGGGCCTATTCTGCTGGGGGTGCGGCGCCGTAACGGGCAGCTGAGCCTCGAGGTCTGGGACCGGGGGCCGGGTATTCCCGAGGACAAACGGCAGGTGATTTTCGAGGAGTTCAAGCGGCTGGACAGCCATCAGACCCGCGCCGAGAAGGGCCTGGGTTTGGGACTGGCGATTGCTGACGGCTTGTGTCGCGTGCTCGGTCATCCTCTGCAAGTGCGTTCATGGCCGGGCCAGGGCAGCGTCTTCAGCGTTACGGTGCCGCTGGCGCCTGCGTTGCCGACGCCGGCCGCTGCGCCGACCGAACCTCTGCGTGCCCCGCTGAACGGAACGCAAATCCTCTGCGTTGATAACGAAGACAGCATCCTGATCGGCATGAACAGCCTGCTCAGCCGCTGGGGTTGCCAGGTCTGGACCGCGCGCAATCGCGAGGAATGCCAGGCCCTGCTCAACGACGGCATTCGCCCGCACCTGGCGTTGGTGGATTACCACCTGGACCACGGCGAAATCGGCACCGAACTGATGGCCTGGCTGCGCACGCAACTGGGCGAGCCGGTCCCCGGTGTGGTCATCAGCGCCGACGGCCGCCCGGAGCTGATCGCCCAGGTACACGCCGCCGGCCTGGAGTACCTTGCCAAACCGGTGAAGCCCGCCGCACTGCGGGCGTTGTTGAGTCGGCATGTGCGGTTGGGTTGA
- a CDS encoding OprD family porin: MASRISLLSLALLSCSSNLMAGTADEEHGFLADTSLNVLARNFFLDNDYRTGHSGQSYRQEWAQGFIANLQSGFTQGTVGFGVDAHAFYGLKLDSGKGRAGTGLLPLGDDGRAADDYSDAGGALKLRISKTTLKFGEMEVETPVLDTGDKRLQPEYATGFYLDSRDIDGLKLVAGHFTAFKNQNASTAKGDFDGYGASTRGSSLSLMGVETTGDSAFGGSVYASQLTDTWRQYYTNLHHLSVLSNNRSFLLDGNLYRTLDQGDAKAGALNNTAYSLLAKYSVGPQGFSLGWQKIDGDTPFDFVGGDSIYLANSIKYADFNGAHEQSWQARYDLSFAAVGIPGLTFMTRYVRGSDIDGTHAPRGAVYQPLDDVTGRYQPIQGKNGRHWERDIDLKYVVQSGPAKNLSFDVAHVSHRGNDAQGGDDIDRLYIVVQYPLNLLD; this comes from the coding sequence ATGGCAAGCCGAATATCCCTGTTGTCCCTCGCGTTACTCTCGTGCTCTAGCAACCTGATGGCGGGCACTGCCGATGAAGAACATGGTTTTCTCGCCGATACCTCGCTGAATGTGCTGGCGCGCAACTTCTTTCTGGATAACGACTATCGCACAGGGCACTCCGGGCAAAGTTACCGCCAGGAGTGGGCGCAGGGGTTCATCGCCAATCTGCAATCAGGTTTTACCCAAGGCACTGTCGGGTTCGGCGTCGATGCGCATGCGTTCTACGGCCTGAAACTCGACAGCGGAAAGGGGCGGGCCGGAACCGGGCTGTTGCCGCTGGGCGATGACGGGCGAGCTGCCGACGATTATTCCGATGCCGGCGGCGCGCTCAAACTGAGGATTTCAAAGACCACGCTGAAGTTTGGCGAAATGGAAGTGGAAACCCCAGTGCTCGATACCGGCGACAAGCGCCTGCAACCGGAGTACGCCACGGGCTTTTATCTCGACAGCCGCGACATCGATGGACTAAAGCTGGTGGCCGGGCACTTTACCGCCTTCAAGAACCAAAACGCTTCGACAGCCAAAGGCGATTTCGATGGCTACGGTGCCAGCACCCGCGGTTCGTCGCTGAGTCTGATGGGCGTCGAGACCACTGGAGATTCCGCATTCGGCGGCTCGGTGTACGCCTCACAGCTCACTGACACCTGGCGGCAGTACTACACCAATCTGCATCACTTGAGCGTGCTGTCGAACAACCGTTCGTTTTTGCTGGACGGCAATCTCTACCGCACCCTGGATCAGGGCGACGCAAAGGCAGGCGCACTGAATAACACCGCTTACAGCCTGCTGGCGAAGTACAGCGTTGGTCCGCAGGGATTCTCCCTCGGTTGGCAGAAGATCGACGGCGACACGCCGTTCGACTTTGTGGGGGGCGACTCGATCTATCTGGCCAACTCGATCAAATATGCCGACTTCAACGGCGCGCATGAGCAGTCGTGGCAGGCGCGCTACGACCTTTCGTTCGCCGCCGTTGGCATTCCCGGTCTCACGTTCATGACCCGCTATGTGCGGGGCAGCGACATTGATGGTACCCATGCGCCACGGGGCGCGGTGTATCAGCCGTTAGACGACGTCACCGGACGTTATCAGCCGATTCAGGGCAAGAACGGACGTCACTGGGAGCGCGACATCGACCTCAAATATGTCGTTCAGTCGGGACCGGCCAAAAACCTGTCATTCGACGTGGCCCATGTTTCGCACCGGGGTAACGACGCTCAGGGGGGCGACGATATCGACCGCTTGTATATCGTGGTGCAGTATCCGCTGAACCTGCTGGACTGA
- a CDS encoding TDT family transporter, producing the protein MNHAIFIPRRPLSQLSHPREVIRQFTPNWFAATMGTGILSAVLVQLPVNIPGLFQVAEALWMLNIVLFLTFSALYLARWVMFFDEARRVFGHSTVSMFFGTIPMGLATVINGLLTFGLPRWGDTVLPLAELLWWLDVAMSLACGVVIPFLMFTRQEHRIDQMTAVWLLPLVACEVAAVSGGLLAPHLIDSHSQFGVLITSYVLWAMSVPVAFSILTILLLRMALHKLPHESMAASSWLALGPISTGAFGLIVLGGDSPLIFAANGLPGVGEIASGLGLIGAVILWGVGVWWCLMALLITARYLRNGIPFNLGWWGFTFPLGVFALTTLKLGAVLHLGFFAVLGSVLVAALTVLWLVIMKRTVSGAYKGELFVSPCIAASR; encoded by the coding sequence ATGAACCACGCCATTTTTATCCCCCGCAGACCGCTCAGCCAACTGAGCCATCCCCGGGAAGTCATCCGTCAATTCACCCCCAACTGGTTCGCCGCGACCATGGGCACCGGTATTCTTTCAGCTGTGCTGGTGCAGCTTCCGGTGAACATCCCCGGCCTGTTCCAGGTGGCCGAAGCGTTGTGGATGCTCAACATCGTGTTGTTCCTGACCTTCAGCGCTCTGTATCTCGCCCGCTGGGTGATGTTTTTCGACGAGGCGCGGCGGGTGTTCGGGCATTCCACGGTGTCGATGTTTTTCGGCACGATTCCCATGGGCCTGGCGACCGTCATCAACGGGTTGCTCACCTTCGGCCTGCCGCGTTGGGGCGATACCGTTCTGCCGCTCGCCGAACTCTTGTGGTGGCTGGACGTGGCGATGTCCCTGGCCTGCGGCGTGGTCATCCCGTTTTTGATGTTCACCCGCCAGGAACACCGTATCGACCAGATGACCGCCGTCTGGCTTCTGCCTCTGGTGGCCTGTGAAGTGGCGGCGGTCAGCGGCGGGCTGCTGGCGCCGCATCTGATCGACAGTCACAGCCAGTTCGGCGTGCTCATCACCAGTTACGTGTTGTGGGCGATGTCGGTGCCGGTCGCCTTCAGCATCCTGACCATCCTCCTGCTGCGCATGGCCCTGCACAAACTGCCCCACGAAAGCATGGCTGCGTCGAGCTGGCTCGCCCTCGGACCGATCAGCACCGGCGCATTCGGGCTGATCGTGCTGGGCGGTGATTCGCCGCTCATCTTCGCCGCCAACGGCTTGCCCGGCGTCGGCGAAATCGCCTCGGGCCTTGGCCTGATTGGCGCCGTGATTTTATGGGGTGTCGGCGTGTGGTGGTGCCTGATGGCGCTGCTGATCACCGCGCGTTACCTGCGCAACGGCATCCCGTTCAACCTGGGCTGGTGGGGTTTTACCTTTCCGCTGGGGGTGTTCGCGCTGACCACCCTGAAGTTGGGCGCAGTGCTTCATCTCGGGTTCTTCGCGGTCCTTGGCAGCGTGCTGGTCGCCGCGCTGACAGTGCTGTGGCTGGTGATCATGAAGCGCACCGTGAGCGGCGCCTATAAAGGCGAGCTGTTCGTTTCGCCGTGCATCGCTGCCTCACGGTGA
- a CDS encoding aspartyl/asparaginyl beta-hydroxylase domain-containing protein, whose protein sequence is MTLSFAVKAAILLLFVGSTLYVHLRGKARLPVLRQFVNHSALFAPYNALMYLFSSVPSKPYLDRSKFPELDVLRDNWETIRDEAMHLFDEGYIRAAAKDNDAGFGSFFKKGWKRFYLKWYDKPLPSAEALCPKTVELVSRIPNVKGAMFALLPGGSHLNPHRDPFAGSLRYHLGLSTPNSDDCRIFVDGQVYAWRDGEDVMFDETYVHWVKNETDVTRVILFCDIERPLSNRFMIAVNRRVSAFLGRATAPQNTDDERVGGINQAYAFSKRFSNSFSGKVKQFKRANPKAYRILRPVLAVIVLTLLGYWLFG, encoded by the coding sequence ATGACCCTTTCTTTTGCTGTCAAAGCGGCGATTCTGCTGCTGTTTGTCGGCAGCACGCTGTACGTGCACCTCCGCGGCAAGGCGCGTTTGCCAGTATTGCGCCAGTTCGTGAATCACTCCGCACTGTTCGCCCCGTATAACGCCTTGATGTACCTGTTCTCCAGCGTGCCGTCCAAGCCGTACCTGGACCGCAGCAAGTTTCCCGAGCTCGATGTGCTGCGCGATAACTGGGAAACCATCCGCGACGAAGCCATGCACCTGTTCGACGAAGGCTATATCCGTGCCGCCGCCAAGGACAACGACGCGGGTTTCGGCTCGTTCTTCAAGAAAGGCTGGAAGCGTTTTTACCTGAAGTGGTACGACAAACCGCTGCCGTCTGCCGAGGCGTTGTGCCCCAAGACCGTGGAACTGGTCAGCCGTATTCCCAACGTCAAAGGTGCGATGTTCGCCCTGTTGCCCGGCGGCAGCCACCTGAACCCGCACCGCGACCCGTTCGCCGGCTCCCTGCGTTATCACTTGGGCCTGTCGACGCCGAACTCCGACGATTGCCGCATCTTCGTCGACGGTCAGGTGTACGCCTGGCGCGACGGTGAGGACGTGATGTTCGATGAAACCTACGTGCACTGGGTCAAGAACGAAACCGACGTCACCCGCGTCATTCTGTTCTGCGACATCGAGCGGCCGCTGAGCAATCGCTTCATGATCGCCGTCAACCGCCGTGTCAGCGCGTTTCTGGGCCGTGCCACCGCGCCGCAGAACACCGATGACGAACGCGTCGGCGGGATCAATCAGGCGTATGCGTTCAGCAAGCGGTTCAGCAACAGCTTCAGCGGCAAGGTCAAGCAGTTCAAACGCGCCAACCCCAAGGCCTATCGCATCTTGCGTCCGGTGCTGGCGGTGATTGTGCTGACGCTGCTGGGCTACTGGCTATTCGGGTAA
- a CDS encoding MFS transporter, with amino-acid sequence MSQSQFSLLGKRRFLPFFVTQSLGAFNDNIFKQSLILAILYKLSIDGDRSIYVNLCALLFILPFFLFSALAGQFGEKYPKDKLIRMIKILEIAIMVVGATGFLFNHLSLMLAALFAMGTHSALFGPVKYSILPQHLHENELVGGNGLVEMGTFLAILAGTIGAGVMMSATHYAPLVAAAMVSVACLGYLASRGIPPAAAASPDMRLNWNIFSESWATLKLGLGQTKAVSRSIVGNSWFWFVGAIYLTQIPAYAKDFLYGDETVVTLILTVFSIGIAAGSMLCERLSGRKVEIGLVPFGSMGLTVFGLLLWWHSGDFPQNVQANNWLAILGYGQAWWVLLDILGIGVFGGFYIVPLYALIQSRTSEKERSRVIASNNILNALFMVVSAIVSIILLSVAKLSIPQLFLVVSLMNIAVNTYIFKIVPEFTMRFMIWLLSHSMYRVEHRDLDLIPDEGAALLVCNHVSFVDALLIAGSVRRPIRFVMYYKIFNLPVLNFVFRTAGAIPIAGIKEDKAVFDKAFERIAHYLNEGELVCIFPEGKLTTDGEIDTFKSGMTRILQETDVPVIPLALQGLWGSFFSRDPNKGVFRRLWSRVTLVAGPALTGEESQPALVRERVAQLRGAVR; translated from the coding sequence ATGAGTCAGTCGCAGTTCAGTTTGTTGGGTAAGCGGCGCTTTCTGCCGTTTTTCGTGACCCAGTCCCTCGGGGCGTTCAACGACAATATCTTCAAGCAGTCGCTGATCCTCGCCATTCTCTACAAGCTGAGCATCGACGGCGACCGTTCCATCTACGTCAACCTCTGCGCCTTGCTGTTCATCCTGCCGTTCTTTCTGTTCTCGGCGCTGGCCGGGCAGTTCGGCGAGAAATACCCCAAGGACAAGCTGATCCGCATGATCAAGATCCTGGAGATCGCGATCATGGTCGTGGGGGCCACGGGTTTTCTCTTTAATCACCTGTCACTGATGCTGGCCGCGCTGTTCGCCATGGGCACCCACTCGGCGCTGTTCGGGCCGGTGAAGTACTCGATCCTTCCGCAGCACCTGCACGAAAACGAACTGGTGGGCGGCAACGGCCTGGTGGAAATGGGAACGTTTCTGGCGATCCTCGCGGGCACTATCGGTGCCGGGGTGATGATGTCGGCGACCCATTACGCGCCTCTCGTCGCGGCGGCGATGGTCTCGGTGGCGTGTCTCGGTTATCTCGCCAGCCGGGGCATTCCGCCGGCAGCGGCCGCGTCGCCGGACATGCGCCTGAACTGGAACATCTTCAGCGAATCCTGGGCCACCCTGAAACTCGGCCTTGGGCAAACCAAGGCGGTGTCGCGATCCATCGTCGGCAACTCGTGGTTCTGGTTCGTCGGGGCGATTTATCTGACGCAGATCCCGGCCTACGCCAAGGATTTTCTGTACGGCGATGAAACCGTCGTCACCCTGATTCTGACGGTGTTCTCCATCGGCATCGCCGCAGGTTCCATGCTCTGCGAACGACTGTCCGGGCGCAAAGTGGAGATCGGTCTGGTGCCGTTCGGCTCCATGGGCCTGACCGTGTTCGGCTTGTTGCTGTGGTGGCATTCCGGCGATTTCCCGCAGAACGTGCAGGCCAACAACTGGCTGGCGATTCTGGGTTACGGGCAGGCGTGGTGGGTGTTGCTGGACATCCTCGGCATCGGCGTCTTCGGCGGGTTTTACATCGTGCCGCTGTACGCGCTGATCCAATCGCGAACGTCGGAGAAAGAGCGCTCGCGGGTCATTGCGTCCAACAACATCCTCAATGCGCTGTTCATGGTGGTCTCGGCGATCGTTTCGATCATCCTGCTAAGCGTGGCGAAACTGTCGATTCCGCAGCTGTTCCTCGTCGTCTCGCTGATGAACATCGCGGTCAACACCTACATCTTCAAAATCGTGCCCGAGTTCACCATGCGCTTCATGATCTGGCTGCTCAGCCATTCCATGTACCGCGTGGAGCATCGCGACCTCGACCTGATCCCTGATGAAGGCGCGGCATTGCTGGTCTGCAACCATGTGTCGTTCGTTGATGCGCTGTTGATTGCCGGCTCCGTGCGCCGGCCGATCCGCTTCGTCATGTACTACAAGATCTTCAATCTGCCGGTGCTGAATTTCGTCTTCCGCACGGCGGGGGCGATCCCGATTGCCGGCATCAAGGAGGACAAGGCGGTGTTCGACAAAGCGTTCGAACGCATCGCCCATTACCTGAACGAAGGCGAGCTGGTGTGCATCTTCCCGGAAGGCAAGCTGACCACCGACGGCGAGATCGACACCTTCAAAAGCGGCATGACCCGGATCTTGCAAGAGACCGACGTGCCGGTGATTCCGCTGGCGTTGCAGGGGTTATGGGGCAGCTTCTTCAGCCGCGACCCGAACAAGGGCGTGTTTCGCAGGCTGTGGTCGCGCGTGACCCTGGTGGCCGGGCCGGCGTTGACGGGAGAGGAATCGCAACCGGCGCTGGTGCGCGAAAGGGTGGCGCAGTTGCGGGGTGCGGTGCGTTAG
- a CDS encoding DMT family transporter, translated as MFANKALASMATTTLFVLLWSSGAIVSKWGLTHASPFAFLLFRFLLALVALAILIPALGYKLPATRASMGFALMTGAVLLGAYQICYLLALDMKVAPGVMATIMGVQPILTAVLVERSRSASRMFGLSLGLAGLVLVVWQGIGDGGSLAGMAFGVLGMLSMTGGSIMQKRITYNPLGTLPVQYLAGTVVCAVFVPFQPFHFEHSIGFYVPVLYMGLVVSVLATFLLYRLIAQGNLVNVTSLFYLVPGVTAIMDYLIYGNRLALMSLLGMVLIVVGLVFVFRKVE; from the coding sequence ATGTTCGCTAATAAAGCCTTGGCCTCGATGGCCACGACGACGCTTTTCGTCCTGCTCTGGAGCAGCGGCGCGATTGTTTCCAAGTGGGGGCTGACCCACGCCTCGCCGTTTGCGTTTCTGCTGTTCCGTTTTTTGCTGGCGCTCGTGGCGCTGGCGATCCTGATCCCGGCCTTGGGGTACAAGCTTCCCGCCACACGAGCCTCGATGGGCTTCGCGTTGATGACAGGGGCGGTGCTGCTGGGGGCGTATCAGATCTGCTACCTGCTGGCGCTCGACATGAAAGTCGCGCCCGGCGTCATGGCCACGATCATGGGCGTGCAGCCGATTCTCACGGCGGTGCTGGTCGAGCGCAGCCGCTCGGCGTCACGCATGTTCGGCCTGAGTCTGGGGCTGGCCGGCCTGGTGCTGGTGGTCTGGCAAGGCATCGGCGACGGCGGATCCCTCGCCGGCATGGCGTTCGGCGTGCTCGGCATGTTGAGCATGACCGGCGGCTCGATCATGCAGAAACGCATCACCTACAACCCCCTCGGTACGTTGCCGGTGCAGTACCTCGCCGGGACGGTGGTGTGTGCCGTGTTCGTGCCGTTTCAGCCTTTTCACTTCGAGCACAGCATCGGCTTTTACGTGCCTGTGCTTTACATGGGGCTGGTGGTGTCGGTGCTGGCGACGTTTCTGCTCTACCGATTGATCGCCCAGGGCAATCTGGTCAACGTTACCAGCCTGTTTTACCTCGTGCCCGGCGTCACCGCGATCATGGACTACCTGATCTACGGCAACCGCCTCGCCCTGATGAGTTTGCTGGGGATGGTGCTGATTGTGGTGGGGTTGGTGTTTGTGTTCAGGAAGGTTGAGTAG
- the cysK gene encoding cysteine synthase A — MSRIYADNAHSIGNTPLVQINRIAPRGVTILAKIEGRNPGYSVKCRIGANMIWDAESSGKLKPGMTIVEPTSGNTGIGLAFVAAARGYKLTLTMPASMSIERRKVLKALGAELVLTEPALGMKGSIAKAEELLASDPATYFMPAQFENPANPAIHEKTTGPEIWNDTDGAIDVLVAGVGTGGTITGVSRYIKHAMGKPIISVAVEPMGSPIITQAMAGEEIKPSPHKIQGIGAGFIPKNLDLSIVDRVELVSDEEAKAMARRLMQEEGILCGISCGAAMHAAVRLAEKPEMQGKTIVVVLPDSGERYLSSMLFSDLFTERELTQ, encoded by the coding sequence ATGAGCCGTATTTACGCAGATAACGCCCATTCCATCGGTAACACGCCACTGGTGCAGATCAACCGCATCGCGCCACGCGGGGTCACCATCCTGGCCAAGATCGAGGGGCGTAATCCGGGCTATTCCGTGAAGTGCCGGATCGGCGCGAACATGATCTGGGACGCCGAAAGCAGCGGCAAGCTCAAGCCCGGCATGACCATCGTCGAGCCCACCTCCGGCAATACCGGCATCGGCCTGGCGTTTGTCGCCGCAGCCCGTGGTTACAAGCTGACCCTGACCATGCCGGCCTCAATGAGTATAGAGCGACGCAAGGTGCTCAAGGCCCTCGGCGCCGAATTGGTGCTCACCGAGCCGGCGCTGGGCATGAAAGGCTCCATCGCCAAGGCCGAGGAACTGCTTGCCAGTGATCCCGCCACGTACTTCATGCCGGCGCAGTTCGAGAACCCGGCCAACCCGGCCATTCACGAGAAAACCACCGGCCCGGAAATCTGGAACGACACCGACGGCGCCATCGACGTGCTGGTCGCGGGCGTCGGCACCGGCGGCACGATCACCGGCGTTTCGCGTTACATCAAGCACGCGATGGGCAAGCCGATCATTTCGGTGGCCGTTGAACCCATGGGCTCGCCAATCATCACCCAGGCGATGGCCGGCGAAGAGATCAAACCCAGCCCCCACAAGATTCAGGGCATCGGCGCGGGTTTCATCCCGAAAAACCTCGACCTCTCGATCGTCGACCGCGTCGAACTGGTCAGCGACGAGGAAGCCAAAGCCATGGCGCGGCGGCTGATGCAGGAGGAGGGGATTCTCTGCGGTATTTCCTGCGGCGCCGCCATGCATGCAGCGGTGCGCCTGGCCGAAAAGCCGGAAATGCAGGGCAAGACAATTGTGGTGGTGCTGCCGGATTCGGGTGAGCGCTATCTGTCGAGCATGCTCTTCAGCGATCTGTTTACTGAACGCGAGCTGACGCAATAG